In Monodelphis domestica isolate mMonDom1 chromosome 1, mMonDom1.pri, whole genome shotgun sequence, the sequence agttgcaggatacaaaataaacccacataaatcatcagcctttctatatatctccaacacagctcagcagcaagaactagaaagagaaatcctattcaaaatcaccttagacaaaataaaatacctaggagtctatcacccaagacaaacacaggaactatatgaacacaactacaaaacactttccacacaactaaaactagacttgaacaaatggaaaaacattaactgctcatggataggacgagccaatataataaaaatgaccatcctacccaaactcatctatctatttagtgccataccccttgaactaccaaaatacttcttcactgatttagaaaaaaccataacaaagttcatttggaagaacaaaagatcaaggatatccagggaaataatgaaaaagaaaaacacaaatgaggggggccttgcagtccctgacctaaaactatattacaaagcagcagtcatcaaaacaatttggtactggctaagaaacagaaaggaagatcagtggaatagactgggggaaagcgacctcagcaagacagtatacgataaacccaaagatcccagcctttgggacaaaaatccactattcgataaaaactgttgggaaaattggaagacagtgtgggagagactaggaatagatcaacacctcacaccctacaccaagataaattcaaaatgggtgagtgacttaaacataaagaaggaaaccataagtaaattgggtaaacacagaatagtatacatgtcagacctttgggaggggaaaggctttaaaaccaagcaagatatagaaagaatcacaaaatgtaaaataaataattttgactacatcaaactaaaaagcttttgtacaaacaaaaccaatataactaaaatcagaagggaaacaagaaattgggaaaaaatcttcatagaaacctctgacaaaggtttaattactcatatttataatgagctaaatcaattttacaaaaaatcaagccattctccaattgataaatgggcaagggacatggataggcagttctcagataaagaaatcaaaactattaacaagcacatgaagaagtgctctacatctcttataatcagagagatgcaaatcaaaacaactctgaggtatcacctcacacctagcagattggctaacattacagcaaaggaaagtaatgaatgctggaggggatgtggcaaagtagggacattaattcattgctggtggagttgtgaattgatccaagcattctggagggtaatttggaactatgcccaaagggcgacaaaagaatatctaccctttgacccagccatagcactgctgggtctgtaccccaaagagataatggacaaaaagacttgtacaagaatattcatagctgcgctctttgtggtggccccaaactggaaaatgaggggatgcccatcaattggggaatggctgaacaaactgtggtatatgttggtgatggagtactattgtgctaaaaggaataataaagtggagaagttccatggagactggaacaacctccaggaagtgatgcagagcgagaggagcagaaccaggagaacattgtacacagagactaatacactgtggtataatcgaacgaaatggacttctccattagtggcggtgtaatgtccctgaacaatttgcagggatccaggagaaaaaaacaccattcataagcaaaggataaactatgggagtggaaacaccgagaaaaagcaactgcctgaatacagaggttgaggggacatgacagaggacagactctaaatgaacactctagtgcaaatactatcaacaaagcaatgggttcaaatcaagaaaacatctaatgcccagtggacttacgcgtcggctatggggggtgggggggaggaaaagaaaatgatctttaacgaataatgcttggaaatgatcaaataaaatatattaaaaaaaaaagaagtatatcaTAAGCTCATTTATACTGGGGACATAGAACTGCAGAGGTGGAAGGACCATGAGACTTTCCAGTTTGCCATGATTCAGAAGGAATTTCTCTCTATCTCCAGTGGTCATGTAGCCTCCACTTAAAAAGGTCTAAAAAGAGGTGACCCAGTTCCTTCAGAATACAAGATATTCACCTTTTGTCAGACCTAAAGTTTTTCCCCATATTAAACTAAAATCTGACTGGCAACATTGATTCAGGACTCTTAGTTCTCTTCCTGGGACTTAGCCTTGACATGACAGCCTTTCAATTCCTGATGACAGCGATCATATCTTTTCCagatctcctttttttttaatcaaaatgccTAGTTCCTTTGAGAGGTTTTTGTATGGCGTGCTTTCCGGTTGACTCATCACGCAAATTTTATATGCCAACtttcaatatccttcctaaaaagtggaactaaaaaactgaaaaatacccCAGGTGTGACCTGCCCAGGTCAGAGTACTTTAGGACATTTTGCCAGGATAATGGACTTTCAGTCAGACAAATTAAaattgaatccttttttttttggcttcctgttaCAATGTTGACTAAccatagggattttttttaacatcagtTGTTATTCAACTAAACCTTCTACAACTTGTATTTAAACATTTGATTTTTTGAGTCATAGTACTGGACTTTATAtggactactactactaaatttTAATAACTTGTGTTTACTTGATCTATTACCTTTCAAAAAGAGAATTAATCTTTTAATAATAAAAGGGATCCAGAAAATGCCACAATTAAGATTATTtcttaaggtgatcagggaaaaaggataAGAATCTGTaggttttaaaatatgtatagcagctctctttgttgtGACAAAGACTTTTAAATGGAAGAGATTCCTATTatttgggaaatggttaaacaacCTTTGAAATATGATCATGATGGAAAACtgctatgccataagaaatgatgatgagcaggttaattttgaaaaaaatggaaagacatataaaattatgaagattTAAAAGAGCAGAACAAAGAGGATGACTTTTGTATATCTACATCCACAAAAGAATcgataaatagtaataatatatggTTAATGtatacaaatatcttttttgtcaaatgatacctttctTAATATGGACTATGGGGGTTAAAGTGGATATTTTAATGgaacaaaacataaataaaaattttaaatgggaaaactacttggtttctattctattttgtagtttttaaagcatttttatatttttaaaggaaggatCCTGGTAAAGTGGAAATTTTTCTGATTTGAGAAAAGACCCTATTGTAAGCTATACCACTCAGTTACTTTGTAGCTTTATTCAAGTCACAGAATATTTCTGGGCCTGTATTTTCCCATTGTAAAATGGGACAGTACTTTTCCTTGtaaggttgttatgaagatcaaaagagagagTGTGTGTCAAAATGGTTTTGCTCTTTTGATTCTTCTGACACTTCTGTGAGAtaggcaaaataaatattttctatcttTATAGAGTATGAAAATGAGTTTGAGAAAAGGTGAGTTACCCAGGATCCCATAGGGAATAGGTGGCTGACAATTTTATTGAGGCACCatctttatctgtctctgtcactgtgtatatgcctctctctctctctctctctctctctctctctctctctctctctctctctctctctctctccacttccctcttcctctctctcctagTAAAACCAGTCAGATACAGAGAAAGGTTGGGTGACAGTTGATGAGAACTCATTGCAAACAGGActtgcatttttgtctttttttgtatcctcagtgcttagcacagtatctgataCATgctatgtgtttaataaatgcttgttgactaacaaGTAGCATAGCCTACCAGGACTACAGCTGAATACACTCTGTATCCCACTCCTTCATCACCACAAGAGGGCGCTTTCCATCAGTCACTGAAGCTCTTATTAGGATTTAATCAATAAATGAAACTACTATTGCAATAGGAAGTTTCTTATTCCCATTTGACCTCAGTTGTTTTTGGTAAAGGCTTCAAAGTTCTACTTGTTTCAGCAAATAACATCATGTTACATAATATCAAGTAGAGGAAAAACATCATTAAGCAGACCACTGTTGGACCCAAATTccaaattcagagaagcatgtgAGCAGTAAATAAAAGTCCTTTTAGGAAGCACAGCAACATTCCTGAGAGTCCAAAACATGGCCTGGAAGACAATCAGATACAGAGATTTTGGTATTAGTAATTCTTGGCTCTGTCCAAATCCTAATAGGGTCAGGTTAACTAGAAAGTCTTTGGAAGTCTCCTCAATCACAGCAACAGAAGACTCAAGGGCTCATCATCTCCTAAAGAACAAGAACACTTTCTTGAGTCCCACTTTGACTTCTTTGTTCCTTAACGTATAAATGAGAGGGTTGAGGGTGGGAGCCACTGAAGTGTATATCACAGATACGACTTTATCCTTATCCAATGAGTAGCTGGAAGATGGCCGAATATACGTGTAAATGACGGTGCTGTAATACATGCTGACCACAATGAGGTGGGAGGAGCAAGTAGAGAAGGCTCTCTTTTTGCCCTCAGTGGTGCGGATTTTCAAAATGCTGGAGATAATGCAGGCATAGGAAAGCATCGTGATCATGAAACTCCCCACCCCTAGGATCACATCTGCTGTGAAGGCCATGGTTTCATTCAGGTAAGTAGGGGTGCAGGAGAGCTTGAGTAAGGGGGGGATCTCACAGAAAAAGTGGTTGACTACATTAGAGTGGCAGAAAGTCAGTTTCATCATTAGGCAGGTGTGTACACTAGTATTGATGATGCTGATTATCCAAACACCAGTGGCTAACAGCATACAGACTCTCTTACTCATCATGGTGCTGTAGTGAAGCGGATGGCAGATGGCCACATATCGGTCATAAGCCATAGCTGTGAAGAGCAGCACCTCAGCCCCTAAAGACCATGTGAAGAAGAAAAGCTGGGTCATGCAGCCTTCATAGGAAATGGTCTTCACACTTACCACGTTCTCCAGTAATTTTGGAAGAATTGTGGAGGTGCAGAGGACATCAACCATGGCTAAATTGATCAGGAAGAAATACATTGGTGTGTGCAGTGCTGGGTTAAAACTGATTGTAACAAAGATGAGGATGTTCCCTGAAAGGGCCACTGTATAGAGGGAGAGgaacaaaacaaagaacaaggACTGAAGGTGAGGGGCTTCTGAAAATCCTTTTATAAAGAACTCAGTGACTAATGTCTGATTCATAGTTGCCATTAGGGCAGTTGAAATCTGCATTAAATCGAGAAAGTCCCAgcaatttcatttcctttcatttgcTTCATTATGATCTACTGCAAGAtgcaaaaaaatatatgtatattagtaTTAAATATTACTCAATCTATACTCTTAAAAACATGTTTATAAGAATACTGGAACCCTTGAACATTATGATACTTTGATGCAAGATCCTCTTCTGGACCAGAAACACCAAATTGTAAGTGATAAAGGGTCTGCAGAGAGACTTTGAATATTCTACTCATTTGCTTTCATCAGTGCAGCCCTGTCCATTATTCTTACGTGGAATTAATTCtcttattgttcaaaaccttctACACTTCTCATTCTCCAAACCACCAGGATATGATACCACttattgcaaagaaaaccccccATTCCCAATACCCCGTTGTTTATTATCCCTAAACACTTAAAAGCTACTTCCACAAATGTCCCATTTCTTTCTTGATATTTGCCCACATCATCCACTATACCCTTTGGAGTTCCCACACTATATTTTACCAACTGCTTCATTCTAGGCTTCTTCTTATTCTGCTTCCACATTCTGATTCTCACTGAACTCTAGCTTTATGAGATGATAATGCATCCTTACTCATCTTTTCCTATATTGATTATACTTTCTCATATCCTCAATTTAATAATCCTGGAGACAGAAGTAGAATACTCTTTGATCTCTATTGCTACTTCTAGACATCCCCTACTGCCATCTCTTAGCAACTTCACCTCCTTTAATTTTCCCTCAACTTTTTCACTCATTCTAAATCTTGATACCTATTATCTACGGACTAAAGGACATTCTCCCTCTTTCACCAATGTATACCATTCTTGGCTTATAGTTTCCTACCTCCAGCTACTGTTCTTGAACTAGAGAACTTGAATTTACAAGTTGATGTTACTTGAAATATTCTGACTAACTAGTTCATCAATATATTCAATATCCAACACCAATATTCAATATCCTATACTATACCTTGGCTACATACAGGGATCGACACAGTCTCAATGTTGTCATCACTCAAAATTTCCCACTTctatgatgatcaactttgaaagtATTTATCTGATTATGATAGTCTATTAGTACATCTCTCACTATCCTTTATTCGTCTTAAAACTATTCTTTATCCTCATCACAAGCTGCAATCTCTCTGCACTTCAATAATTTCCCAAGCCATTGCTTT encodes:
- the LOC130454380 gene encoding olfactory receptor 13G1-like, with the protein product MQISTALMATMNQTLVTEFFIKGFSEAPHLQSLFFVLFLSLYTVALSGNILIFVTISFNPALHTPMYFFLINLAMVDVLCTSTILPKLLENVVSVKTISYEGCMTQLFFFTWSLGAEVLLFTAMAYDRYVAICHPLHYSTMMSKRVCMLLATGVWIISIINTSVHTCLMMKLTFCHSNVVNHFFCEIPPLLKLSCTPTYLNETMAFTADVILGVGSFMITMLSYACIISSILKIRTTEGKKRAFSTCSSHLIVVSMYYSTVIYTYIRPSSSYSLDKDKVVSVIYTSVAPTLNPLIYTLRNKEVKVGLKKVFLFFRR